One window from the genome of Cricetulus griseus strain 17A/GY chromosome 2, alternate assembly CriGri-PICRH-1.0, whole genome shotgun sequence encodes:
- the Zfp41 gene encoding zinc finger protein 41 homolog gives MEKPAGRKKKTQATKEEAAVQKTTVKGEKASKGKKPTKRSAKPRKPRKQTVLSPEDEAHIFDAFDASFKDDFEGVPVFVPFQRKKPYECSECGRIFKHKTDHIRHQRVHTGEKPFKCDQCGKTFRHSSDVTKHLRIHTGEKPFKCGECGKAFNCGSNLLKHQKMHTGEKPYGCEECGKYFAYSSCLIRHRKRHPRKKH, from the coding sequence ATGGAAAAGCCTGCaggcaggaaaaagaagacacaGGCCACAAAGGAGGAAGCAGCTGTGCAAAAGACCACTGTCAAAGGAGAGAAAGCATCGAAGGGGAAAAAGCCGACCAAGAGGTCAGCAAAGCCCAGGAAGCCCCGCAAACAGACTGTCCTGAGCCCTGAAGACGAGGCACACATCTTTGATGCCTTTGATGCCTCATTTAAAGATGACTTTGAGGGTGTCCCTGTGTTTGTTCCTTTTCAGAGGAAGAAGCCCTACGAGTGTAGTGAATGTGGAAGAATCTTTAAACACAAAACAGATCACATTCGCCACCAGAgagttcacactggagagaagcccttCAAGTGTGACCAGTGTGGGAAGACCTTCAGGCACAGCTCAGATGTCACCAAACATCTGAGAATTCATACCGGTGAGAAGCCCTTTAAATGTGGTGAGTGTGGGAAGGCCTTCAACTGTGGCTCCAATCTTCTGAAACACCAGAAAAtgcatactggagagaagccgTATGGCTGTGAGGAGTGTGGAAAATATTTCGCCTACAGCTCCTGCCTCATCCGGCATCGGAAGCGTCATCCAAGGAAGAAGCACTGA
- the LOC100758024 gene encoding zinc finger protein GLI4: MATLEDTEESTPGLSPSSLSSPGPAGDHHHVAQLHLHGHPHGSPSSSPEMPSQAADLDLQDTEEVKVSRDTWPDSEWEPKKTPTSLNSHSPEGGLASDGRPPRGLLKSLPSISKCGDSFGQECTLEHPAGLSPGTMPCSQKRDTWHMGLLPQGAQGTEDSAKKAAERGSNLGHSCQQTGQQGTKPHRCEACGKSFKYNSLLLKHQRIHTGEKPYACHECGKRFGSWWGSMQHQRIHTGEKPYECGQCGQAFSHSSHFTQHLRIHNGEKPYKCGECGHAFSQSSNLVRHQRLHTGEKPYVCSQCGKAFIWSSVLIEHQRIHTGEKPYKCEDCGKAFRGRSHFFRHLRTHTGEKPFACGTCGKAFGQSSQLIQHQRVHYREERTPQ; encoded by the exons ATGGCAACCTTAGAGGACACTGAGGAGTCCACTCCTGGCTTGTCACCCAGCAGTCTCTCATCACCAGGGCCAGCTGGGGACCATCACCATGTGGCACAGCTGCACCTCCATGGGCACCCTCACG GCTCCCCCAGTTCCAGTCCTGAGATGCCTTCCCAGGCAGCAGACCTGGACCTCCAAGACACAGAGGAAGTGAAGGTCAGCAGAGACACCTGGCCTG ACTCTGAGTGGGAGCCCAAGAAGACTCCAACTTCTCTCAATTCCCACAGTCCTGAAGGTGGGCTGGCCTCAGATGGAAGGCCACCGAGGGGCCTCTTGAAGAGTCTTCCCAGCATCTCTAAGTGTGGAGACAGCTTTGGCCAAGAATGTACCTTGGAGCATCCAGCAGGCCTATCTCCAGGGACCATGCCCTGCTCTCAGAAGAGGGACACTTGGCACATGGGACTCTTGCCACAGGGAGCCCAAGGGACTGAGGACAGCGCCAAGAAGGCTGCTGAGCGGGGCAGTAATTTGGGTCACAGCTGCCAACAAACCGGCCAACAGGGCACCAAGCCACACCGCTGCGAAGCCTGTGGTAAGAGCTTCAAGTATAACTCTCTGCTACTGAAGCACCAGCGCATCCACACGGGGGAGAAGCCTTACGCCTGTCACGAGTGCGGCAAGCGCTTCGGCAGTTGGTGGGGCTCAATGCAGCACCAGCGCATCCACACGGGCGAGAAGCCCTATGAGTGCGGCCAGTGTGGCCAGGCCTTCAGCCACAGCTCACACTTCACACAGCACCTGCGCATCCACAATGGCGAGAAACCTTACAAGTGTGGCGAGTGCGGTCATGCCTTCAGCCAGAGCTCCAACCTGGTGCGCCACCAGCGGCTGCACACGGGGGAGAAGCCGTATGTCTGCAGCCAGTGCGGCAAGGCCTTCATCTGGAGCTCCGTGCTCATCGAACACCAGCGCATTCACACGGGTGAGAAGCCCTACAAGTGCGAAGATTGCGGCAAGGCCTTCCGAGGCAGATCACACTTCTTCCGCCACCTAAGGACTCACACGGGTGAGAAGCCCTTCGCCTGTGGCACCTGCGGCAAGGCCTTTGGCCAGAGCTCTCAGCTCATCCAGCACCAGCGGGTGCATTACCGCGAGGAGCGCACACCCCAATAA